In a single window of the Streptomyces sp. CGMCC 4.7035 genome:
- a CDS encoding complex I subunit 1/NuoH family protein, which yields MNGALDVALRLLVVFGVFLTFPLIIGQTEHKVMAHMQGRLGPMYAGGFHGWAQLIADGVKFAQKEDVVPTGADRRIFQLAPAVALLPYLLVLLAIPIGPSAGAVGQVVDAGIFFVLAVMGVGVLGSLMAGWASANKFSLLGGLRTAAQLLAYELPMLLAAASVAMAAGTVSLPGIVRAFEWWWLPWQIVGAIVFFVAGLAELQRPPFDMPIADSEIIFGAYTEYTGLRFALFLLAEYAGIVVLCGLTTVLFLGGWHGPWGADGLGWLWTLLKTAILAFVVIWLRVTYPRLREDQLQKLSWTLLVPLSLAQIALTGIVKVVIS from the coding sequence GTGAACGGCGCTCTCGACGTCGCCCTGCGACTCCTCGTCGTGTTCGGCGTCTTCCTCACCTTCCCCTTGATCATCGGCCAGACCGAACACAAGGTCATGGCCCATATGCAGGGCCGCCTCGGCCCGATGTACGCCGGCGGCTTCCACGGCTGGGCCCAGCTCATCGCGGACGGCGTGAAGTTCGCGCAGAAGGAGGACGTCGTCCCGACGGGCGCGGACCGCCGCATCTTCCAGCTGGCCCCCGCCGTCGCCCTCCTCCCGTACCTCCTCGTCCTGCTCGCCATCCCGATCGGCCCGAGCGCCGGCGCGGTCGGTCAGGTCGTCGACGCGGGTATCTTCTTCGTCCTGGCCGTCATGGGCGTAGGCGTGCTCGGCTCCCTCATGGCCGGCTGGGCCTCCGCGAACAAGTTCTCCCTCCTCGGCGGCCTCCGCACCGCCGCCCAGCTCCTCGCCTACGAACTCCCCATGCTGCTCGCCGCCGCCTCGGTGGCCATGGCGGCCGGCACGGTCTCCCTGCCCGGCATCGTCCGTGCCTTCGAGTGGTGGTGGCTGCCTTGGCAGATCGTCGGCGCGATCGTCTTCTTCGTCGCCGGCCTCGCCGAACTCCAGCGCCCGCCCTTCGACATGCCGATCGCCGACTCGGAGATCATCTTCGGCGCTTACACCGAGTACACCGGCCTGCGTTTCGCCCTGTTCCTCCTCGCCGAGTACGCCGGAATCGTCGTCCTGTGCGGCCTGACCACCGTCCTCTTCCTGGGCGGCTGGCACGGTCCCTGGGGCGCCGACGGCCTCGGCTGGCTGTGGACGCTCCTGAAGACCGCGATCCTCGCCTTCGTCGTCATCTGGCTGCGCGTCACCTACCCCCGCCTGCGCGAGGACCAGCTCCAGAAACTCTCCTGGACCCTCCTCGTCCCCCTCTCCCTCGCCCAGATCGCCCTCACCGGCATCGTCAAGGTGGTGATCTCCTAA
- a CDS encoding response regulator transcription factor has product MRVVIAEDSVLLREGLTRLLTDRGHDVVAGVGDGEALIKTITELADGGELPDVVVADVRMPPTHTDEGVRAAVRLRKAHPGLGVLVLSQYVEERYATELLAGSSHGVGYLLKDRVAEVREFVDAVVRVAQGGTALDPEVVAQLLGRSRKQDVLAGLTPREREVLGLMAEGRTNSAIARQLVVSDGAVEKHVSNIFLKLGLSQSDGDHRRVLAVLTYLNS; this is encoded by the coding sequence GTGCGGGTGGTCATCGCCGAGGATTCAGTGCTGCTCAGGGAGGGCCTGACCCGGCTGCTGACCGACCGGGGTCATGACGTCGTCGCCGGTGTCGGGGACGGGGAAGCGCTGATCAAGACCATCACCGAGTTGGCGGACGGCGGCGAGCTGCCCGATGTCGTCGTCGCCGACGTGCGGATGCCGCCGACCCATACGGACGAAGGTGTCCGGGCCGCGGTGCGGCTGCGCAAGGCGCATCCCGGGCTCGGCGTGCTGGTGCTGTCGCAGTACGTGGAGGAGCGGTACGCCACCGAACTGCTGGCCGGTTCCAGCCACGGCGTCGGCTATCTGCTCAAGGACCGGGTCGCCGAGGTGCGCGAGTTCGTGGATGCCGTGGTGCGGGTGGCCCAGGGGGGCACCGCGCTGGACCCCGAGGTGGTCGCACAGCTGCTCGGGCGCAGCCGCAAGCAGGACGTGCTCGCCGGGCTCACACCCCGGGAGCGGGAGGTCCTAGGACTCATGGCCGAAGGACGGACGAACTCCGCGATCGCCCGGCAGCTCGTCGTGAGCGACGGAGCCGTCGAGAAGCACGTCAGCAACATCTTCCTGAAGCTCGGTCTGTCACAGAGTGATGGGGATCACCGGCGTGTTCTGGCGGTCCTCACCTACCTCAACTCCTGA
- a CDS encoding sensor histidine kinase yields MTERITTPGTLDDERPPPPRFALDGYTWREITHLLANLPVSLVGFTYVMTVLVTGAGLTVTVVGFPLLAAGLLGARQLGKLERARARALLGVRVEEPTPLPLRRSGGVFPRVWMALRDPVGWRTVLYEFVRLPWGILTFTVALVGLFVLWPVLPFIARGLTNVDRAMVRGLLSPSDELERRIAELESDRGVVVDTAAADLRRIERDLHDGAQARLVNLAMGLGLAKEKLLEDPDSAAAMVEEAHGEVKLALQELRDLARGIHPAVLTDRGLDAALSAVSSRCTVPVQVTVDLEVRPAAAIEGIAYFTVSELLQNISKHSGAKSASVDVWRADQRLLVQVRDDGRGGARLDGGTGMAGLAERLGAVDGLFVIDSPVGGPTTITAELPWRDRGAEARPS; encoded by the coding sequence ATGACCGAACGCATCACGACCCCCGGCACCTTGGACGACGAGCGTCCGCCACCCCCGCGTTTCGCCCTGGACGGGTACACCTGGCGGGAGATCACGCATCTCCTCGCGAACCTGCCGGTGTCGCTGGTCGGGTTCACGTACGTGATGACGGTGCTGGTCACGGGGGCGGGGCTGACGGTGACCGTGGTCGGCTTCCCGCTGCTGGCGGCCGGACTGCTGGGCGCGCGGCAGCTGGGCAAGCTGGAGCGGGCGCGGGCCAGGGCACTGCTCGGCGTACGGGTGGAGGAGCCGACCCCGCTGCCGTTGCGCAGGAGCGGCGGGGTGTTCCCGCGCGTGTGGATGGCGCTGAGGGACCCGGTGGGCTGGCGGACCGTCCTGTATGAGTTCGTCCGGCTGCCCTGGGGGATCCTGACCTTCACGGTGGCGCTCGTGGGGCTGTTCGTCCTGTGGCCGGTGCTGCCGTTCATCGCGCGGGGGCTGACGAATGTGGACCGGGCGATGGTGCGCGGACTGCTGTCCCCCTCCGACGAGCTGGAACGGCGCATCGCCGAACTGGAGTCCGACCGCGGGGTGGTCGTGGACACGGCGGCGGCCGATCTGCGGCGCATCGAGCGCGATCTGCACGACGGGGCCCAGGCTCGGCTGGTCAACCTGGCGATGGGGCTCGGGCTGGCCAAGGAGAAGCTGCTCGAGGACCCCGACTCGGCGGCGGCGATGGTCGAGGAGGCCCACGGCGAGGTCAAGCTGGCATTGCAGGAGCTGCGGGACCTGGCGCGCGGCATCCATCCGGCGGTTCTCACCGACCGCGGCCTGGACGCCGCGCTGTCTGCGGTCTCCTCGCGCTGCACCGTGCCGGTACAGGTGACCGTGGACCTGGAGGTGAGACCGGCCGCGGCGATCGAGGGCATCGCCTACTTCACGGTCTCCGAACTGCTGCAGAACATCAGCAAGCACAGCGGGGCGAAGTCCGCCTCGGTCGACGTCTGGCGGGCGGACCAACGGTTGCTCGTCCAGGTGCGGGACGACGGCCGCGGCGGCGCCCGCCTCGACGGCGGCACCGGCATGGCGGGGCTCGCGGAGCGGCTGGGCGCGGTCGACGGCCTCTTCGTCATCGACTCACCGGTGGGCGGCCCGACCACGATCACCGCCGAACTGCCGTGGCGGGACCGCGGCGCCGAGGCGCGGCCGAGCTAG
- a CDS encoding NADH-quinone oxidoreductase subunit B, giving the protein MDVTPDLTPDLTPAEPVLLPEPKRLGALARLAPEPMKVVLNWGRRYSLWVFNFGLACCAIEFIAASMARHDFIRLGVIPFAPGPRQADLMVVSGTVTDKMAPAVKRLYEQMPEPKYVISFGACSNCGGPYWDSYSVTKGVDQIIPVDVYVPGCPPRPEALLQGILKLQEKIARESLGERYGASRPSTAALQSGLVQPPSVPSVAGDPVAGDSVEGDSVEGDSVAGEGR; this is encoded by the coding sequence ATGGACGTGACGCCGGACCTGACGCCGGACCTGACTCCTGCCGAGCCGGTGCTGCTGCCCGAGCCCAAGCGGCTGGGCGCGCTGGCCCGCCTCGCCCCCGAGCCGATGAAGGTGGTCCTCAACTGGGGCCGCCGCTACTCCCTCTGGGTCTTCAACTTCGGCCTCGCCTGCTGCGCGATCGAGTTCATCGCCGCGTCGATGGCCCGCCACGACTTCATCCGCCTCGGTGTCATCCCGTTCGCGCCCGGCCCGCGCCAGGCCGACCTGATGGTGGTGTCCGGCACGGTCACGGACAAGATGGCCCCGGCCGTCAAACGGCTGTACGAGCAGATGCCCGAGCCGAAGTACGTCATCTCCTTCGGTGCGTGCTCCAACTGCGGCGGCCCTTACTGGGACTCGTACTCCGTCACGAAGGGCGTCGACCAGATCATCCCGGTGGACGTGTACGTCCCCGGCTGCCCACCGCGCCCCGAAGCGCTGCTCCAGGGCATCCTCAAGCTCCAGGAGAAGATCGCACGCGAGTCGCTGGGGGAGCGGTACGGCGCGTCGCGGCCGTCCACCGCGGCTCTGCAGAGCGGCCTGGTCCAGCCGCCGTCCGTGCCTTCGGTCGCGGGTGACCCGGTCGCGGGTGACTCGGTCGAGGGTGATTCGGTCGAGGGTGATTCGGTCGCGGGGGAGGGGCGATGA
- a CDS encoding sensor histidine kinase: MATRYGQGYGDWDGPESPGAGGRLHRLPAALRAPIEGRSWGEFVYLVLSLPIGIMTFTYSVTMFSLGAGLLVTFLGIPVLAAALAGCRGFGALERARARGLLGLQVADPEPLPIKRRGAMAWIGAMLKSGTSWRHMLYTVLQFPWAVFSFTVGISFWVTGWALLTYPLWFWLFPMYAGQDGLLLYGDETRGIYLDNPFEITVTVLVGLLFTLTTPWIVRGLTTVDRLLVHGLLGPSRLATRVVELESDRGVVVDTAAADLRRIERDLHDGAQARLVALAMDLGLAKEKLAEDPQAAARMVDEAHGEVKTALQELRDLARGIHPAVLTDRGLDAALSAVAARCTVPVQLEVDLPSRPAAAIEGIAYFTVSELLQNISKHARASRATVDVWRVEDRLLLQVVDDGVGGADAFGGSGLAGLAGRLDAVDGILVVDSPVGGPTRITAELPWRA, from the coding sequence ATGGCCACGCGGTACGGGCAGGGATACGGAGACTGGGACGGCCCAGAATCCCCGGGCGCCGGGGGGCGGCTGCACCGGCTTCCGGCGGCGCTGCGGGCGCCGATCGAGGGGCGCAGCTGGGGTGAGTTCGTCTACCTGGTGCTGAGCCTGCCGATCGGGATCATGACGTTCACCTACAGCGTCACCATGTTCTCGCTGGGGGCCGGGCTGCTGGTGACGTTCCTGGGGATCCCGGTGCTCGCGGCGGCACTCGCGGGGTGCCGGGGGTTCGGCGCGTTGGAGCGGGCGCGGGCGCGGGGACTGCTGGGACTCCAGGTGGCCGATCCGGAGCCGCTGCCGATCAAGCGGCGCGGGGCGATGGCGTGGATCGGGGCGATGCTCAAGAGCGGCACGTCGTGGCGGCACATGCTGTACACCGTGCTCCAGTTCCCGTGGGCGGTGTTCTCGTTCACGGTGGGGATCAGCTTCTGGGTGACCGGGTGGGCGCTGCTGACGTATCCGCTGTGGTTCTGGCTGTTCCCGATGTACGCCGGTCAGGACGGGCTGCTGCTGTACGGCGACGAGACGCGCGGCATCTACCTCGACAACCCGTTCGAGATCACGGTGACCGTGCTGGTGGGTCTGTTGTTCACGCTGACCACGCCGTGGATCGTGCGGGGGCTGACGACCGTGGACCGGCTGCTGGTGCACGGGCTGCTCGGGCCGTCGCGGCTGGCGACACGCGTGGTGGAGCTGGAGTCGGACCGGGGCGTGGTGGTCGACACGGCGGCGGCGGATCTGCGGCGCATCGAGCGCGATCTGCACGACGGGGCCCAGGCACGGCTGGTGGCGTTGGCCATGGATCTGGGTCTCGCGAAGGAGAAGCTGGCGGAGGATCCGCAGGCGGCGGCACGCATGGTGGACGAGGCGCACGGGGAGGTGAAGACGGCGCTGCAGGAACTGCGGGATCTGGCGCGAGGGATCCATCCGGCGGTGCTCACGGACCGGGGGCTGGACGCGGCGCTGTCGGCGGTCGCCGCGCGGTGCACCGTGCCCGTGCAGCTGGAGGTGGATCTGCCCTCGCGGCCGGCCGCGGCGATCGAGGGGATCGCGTACTTCACGGTGTCGGAGCTGCTGCAGAACATCAGCAAGCACGCACGGGCCTCGCGGGCCACGGTGGATGTGTGGCGGGTGGAGGACCGGCTGCTGTTGCAGGTGGTGGACGACGGGGTGGGCGGTGCGGATGCCTTCGGCGGGTCGGGGCTGGCGGGGCTGGCGGGGCGGCTCGACGCGGTGGACGGGATTCTGGTGGTGGATTCGCCGGTGGGCGGGCCTACGCGGATCACCGCGGAGTTGCCGTGGCGGGCGTGA
- the nuoK gene encoding NADH-quinone oxidoreductase subunit NuoK: MHLAYPAVLSVLLFGTGLYGVLARRNAILVLMSVELMLNAVNLNLVAFDVWLSRTARETLHSGQALTLFTIAIAAAEIGIGLAIVLAVYRNRGTSDIDRLRDTAEGPEGDTPPAEKAEATA, encoded by the coding sequence ATGCACCTCGCCTATCCCGCCGTGCTCTCCGTCCTCCTCTTCGGCACGGGCCTGTACGGCGTCCTCGCCCGCCGCAACGCGATCCTCGTGCTGATGTCGGTCGAGCTGATGCTCAACGCCGTCAACCTCAACCTCGTCGCCTTCGACGTCTGGCTGAGCAGGACCGCCCGCGAGACGCTGCACTCCGGCCAGGCCCTGACCCTGTTCACCATTGCCATCGCCGCCGCCGAGATCGGCATCGGCCTGGCGATCGTCCTCGCCGTCTACCGCAACCGCGGCACCTCGGACATCGACAGGCTCCGCGACACCGCTGAGGGCCCCGAAGGCGACACCCCCCCGGCTGAGAAGGCTGAGGCCACCGCGTGA
- a CDS encoding NADH-quinone oxidoreductase subunit 5 family protein produces the protein MTTTTLAVLVPLLPFLGAAAGLLLGRTAPGFVRPLAVLPTLTSLVLAVLVAVHQDGGRAIDSATELTPTGSVPIELALHIDGFAALVAVLVGVVASCVQIYSTGYLRDDPRYPSYAALVSLFTSAMLLVVYSGDLIVLLVGWEIMGICSYFLVGHYWETPEARAASIKAFLVTKLGDVPFLIGLFALATDAGSFRITTVLGTVASGGLHHPTLVALLLLGGVAGKSAQFPLHTWLPDAMAGPTPVSALIHAATMVAAGVYFIARLLPVFEASSAAMVVLAGMAAVTMVGSALAALAQDDIKRVLAYSTIGQLGYMTGALAVGERGAAVFHLLSHGAFKALLFLAVGVIIHAAGTNSLAAMSRMKDLRARVPDAYWTMTVALLALAAIPPFAGFFSKESVLGAAEHVTTGHTEHAPAAAGWIVLVTGLVTALLTAAYATRLWLLAFRGHGAEAPDHGKQPLVMNAVLWVLAVPSLAFGLTYRVLPDWFDGHDLTPTLTTSVLGTGLALAGGLVTYGAWRHTTALAARVPLGAVAAHPEADAGLVEAEAIASHAPAYGDVAYAPDPADPGRLLLGPLHRHAAVGFHLDAVYDALFVRPVRAGASLVRFLDREVVETYVRGAGALPRLLGAAVRRAQTGNVQTYVSALLAGTVVLAVAALLVATGA, from the coding sequence GTGACCACGACCACTCTCGCCGTCCTCGTCCCCCTCCTGCCGTTCCTGGGCGCCGCGGCCGGCCTGCTGCTCGGCCGTACGGCCCCCGGCTTCGTCCGCCCGCTCGCCGTCCTTCCGACCCTCACCTCTCTCGTGCTGGCCGTGCTGGTCGCCGTGCACCAGGACGGTGGCCGGGCCATCGACTCCGCCACCGAGCTCACGCCCACCGGCTCGGTCCCGATCGAGCTCGCCCTGCACATCGACGGCTTCGCCGCCCTCGTCGCCGTCCTGGTCGGCGTCGTCGCCTCCTGCGTGCAGATCTACTCGACCGGCTACCTGCGCGACGACCCGCGCTACCCCTCGTACGCCGCTCTCGTCTCCCTGTTCACCTCCGCGATGCTCCTGGTCGTCTACTCGGGCGACCTGATCGTGCTGCTGGTCGGCTGGGAAATCATGGGCATCTGCTCCTACTTCCTGGTCGGCCACTACTGGGAGACCCCCGAGGCCCGCGCCGCCTCCATCAAGGCCTTCCTGGTCACCAAGCTCGGCGACGTGCCCTTCCTCATCGGACTGTTCGCCCTCGCCACCGACGCCGGTTCCTTCCGCATCACGACGGTCCTCGGCACCGTCGCGAGCGGCGGACTGCACCACCCGACCCTGGTCGCCCTGCTGCTCCTGGGCGGCGTGGCGGGCAAGTCGGCGCAGTTCCCGCTGCACACCTGGCTCCCCGATGCGATGGCGGGCCCGACCCCCGTCTCCGCGCTGATCCACGCCGCGACGATGGTCGCCGCCGGTGTCTACTTCATCGCCCGTCTCCTCCCGGTCTTCGAGGCATCCTCGGCCGCGATGGTGGTCCTCGCCGGCATGGCCGCCGTGACGATGGTCGGCTCGGCGCTCGCCGCACTCGCCCAGGACGACATCAAGCGAGTCCTCGCGTACTCGACGATCGGTCAGCTCGGCTACATGACCGGCGCCCTCGCCGTCGGTGAGCGCGGTGCCGCCGTCTTCCACCTCCTGTCCCACGGTGCCTTCAAGGCACTGCTGTTCCTCGCCGTCGGCGTGATCATCCACGCCGCCGGCACCAACTCGCTGGCCGCCATGTCCCGCATGAAGGACCTGCGCGCCCGCGTACCCGACGCCTACTGGACGATGACCGTGGCGCTCCTCGCGCTCGCCGCGATCCCGCCGTTCGCCGGCTTCTTCTCCAAGGAGTCCGTCCTCGGCGCCGCCGAGCACGTCACCACCGGCCACACCGAACACGCCCCCGCCGCCGCGGGCTGGATCGTGCTGGTCACCGGCCTGGTCACGGCCCTGCTCACCGCCGCGTACGCGACCCGCCTGTGGCTGCTCGCCTTCCGCGGCCACGGCGCCGAGGCCCCGGACCACGGCAAGCAGCCCCTCGTCATGAACGCCGTGCTGTGGGTGCTCGCCGTCCCGTCGCTCGCGTTCGGGCTCACGTACCGCGTACTGCCCGACTGGTTCGACGGCCACGACCTGACGCCGACCCTCACCACTTCCGTCCTCGGCACGGGCCTCGCCCTGGCCGGCGGACTCGTGACGTACGGCGCCTGGCGGCACACCACCGCGCTCGCGGCCCGCGTCCCGCTGGGTGCGGTCGCGGCTCACCCCGAGGCGGACGCCGGGCTGGTCGAGGCGGAGGCCATCGCGAGCCACGCGCCCGCGTACGGCGATGTGGCCTACGCGCCCGACCCGGCGGACCCGGGCCGCCTCCTGCTCGGCCCGCTGCACCGCCACGCGGCCGTCGGCTTCCACCTGGACGCCGTGTACGACGCGCTCTTCGTCCGCCCGGTCAGGGCCGGAGCGAGTCTCGTCCGGTTCCTGGACCGCGAGGTCGTCGAGACCTACGTACGCGGCGCCGGCGCCCTACCCCGCCTGCTCGGGGCCGCCGTACGGCGCGCCCAGACCGGCAATGTGCAGACCTATGTGAGCGCGCTGCTCGCCGGCACCGTCGTCCTGGCGGTGGCCGCCCTCCTCGTCGCCACGGGAGCGTGA
- a CDS encoding NADH-quinone oxidoreductase subunit C has protein sequence MTAIGWLPAPAEDLFGPEATAEESYDVLTVDVPPTGWTAALRVARDDLGCTYFDWLSAVDEPGTGLRVSAHVVALSPVRRLLVRTTVPHEAPVLPSAVDVYAGAAWHERETHEMFGVTFEGHPALDHLLLPDGFEGHPLRKDFVLAARVAKAWPGAKEPGESDHGGPKRRQMLPPGVPDPNEWGPLKGQLPPAPARPARAAGRTAGDRPVRRTRTAAEGSTSQAPAAAASETPESPVPTRRARSVSEGSASQRGAAEGGAGAASPAGPRRARSASEGSASQRGAGTEPAASPAAPAAGPRRTRSASQGSASQRAGASAAEGTAPEPPVAPRSSDAPWHHARPAFDEADSAPEPPTEAEAEAKADAKADGKAEARAETRAETRAEDKAETRAEDKAETRAEDKAEAPLTQDEPPTHDDPSGGTR, from the coding sequence ATGACCGCGATCGGCTGGCTGCCCGCACCCGCCGAGGACCTCTTCGGCCCGGAGGCCACGGCCGAGGAGTCGTACGACGTCCTGACCGTGGACGTACCGCCGACAGGCTGGACCGCGGCGCTGCGGGTCGCACGCGACGACCTGGGCTGCACGTACTTCGACTGGCTGAGCGCGGTCGACGAACCGGGCACGGGCCTGCGCGTCTCGGCCCACGTGGTCGCCCTGTCCCCGGTCCGCCGTCTTCTCGTACGTACGACGGTCCCGCACGAGGCCCCCGTCCTCCCCTCCGCCGTGGACGTCTACGCGGGCGCCGCCTGGCACGAACGCGAGACCCACGAGATGTTCGGCGTGACCTTCGAGGGCCACCCGGCGCTCGACCACCTGCTCCTGCCCGACGGCTTCGAGGGCCACCCCCTGCGCAAGGACTTCGTGCTCGCGGCCCGGGTCGCCAAGGCCTGGCCCGGCGCGAAGGAACCGGGCGAATCCGATCACGGCGGCCCCAAGCGCCGCCAGATGCTGCCTCCGGGCGTCCCCGACCCGAACGAGTGGGGTCCCCTGAAGGGCCAGCTTCCCCCGGCTCCCGCCCGCCCGGCCCGAGCCGCGGGCCGCACGGCGGGCGACCGCCCGGTACGCCGCACCCGCACGGCAGCGGAGGGCTCGACAAGCCAGGCCCCGGCCGCTGCCGCGAGTGAGACCCCGGAGTCCCCGGTCCCGACACGTCGCGCGCGGAGTGTCTCCGAGGGCTCGGCTTCGCAGCGCGGGGCGGCGGAGGGCGGCGCGGGGGCGGCGTCTCCCGCGGGTCCACGCCGTGCGCGCAGTGCGTCGGAGGGCTCGGCCTCGCAGCGCGGGGCGGGTACGGAACCGGCGGCTTCTCCCGCCGCTCCGGCAGCCGGTCCGCGTCGTACGCGCAGCGCGTCCCAGGGCTCGGCCTCGCAACGCGCGGGCGCCTCGGCAGCCGAGGGCACGGCCCCCGAGCCGCCCGTCGCCCCGCGCAGCTCGGACGCTCCCTGGCACCACGCCCGCCCGGCCTTCGACGAAGCCGACTCCGCCCCCGAACCGCCGACCGAGGCGGAAGCCGAGGCGAAGGCTGACGCGAAGGCTGATGGCAAAGCTGAGGCCAGGGCCGAAACCAGGGCCGAAACCAGGGCCGAGGACAAGGCCGAAACCAGGGCCGAGGACAAGGCCGAAACCAGGGCCGAGGACAAGGCCGAAGCCCCCCTCACCCAGGACGAACCCCCCACCCACGACGACCCCTCCGGAGGCACGCGGTGA
- a CDS encoding NuoI/complex I 23 kDa subunit family protein: MAEPLPPTRRRSLPPTRPRIPGSGLAKGLAVTLRTMTKKSVTEQYPDAQPALPPRTRGVIGLFEENCTVCMLCARECPDWCIYIDSHKETVPAATPGGRERSRNVLDRFAIDFSLCMYCGICIEVCPFDALFWSPEFEYAETDIRELTHERDKLREWMWTVPAPPALDPGAEEPKEIAAARKTAEKLAAAQAAEAEPTEPADPQGGAS, encoded by the coding sequence ATGGCCGAGCCGCTCCCGCCCACCCGGCGCCGATCTCTCCCGCCCACCCGGCCCCGCATCCCTGGCTCCGGCCTCGCCAAGGGCCTGGCCGTCACCCTCCGCACGATGACGAAGAAGTCCGTCACCGAGCAGTACCCGGACGCCCAGCCCGCCCTGCCGCCGCGCACCCGCGGCGTGATCGGCCTGTTCGAGGAGAACTGCACGGTCTGCATGCTGTGCGCCCGCGAGTGCCCGGACTGGTGCATCTACATCGACTCCCACAAGGAGACGGTCCCGGCGGCGACCCCCGGCGGCCGCGAGCGCAGCCGCAACGTCCTCGACCGCTTCGCCATCGACTTCTCCCTCTGCATGTACTGCGGTATCTGCATCGAGGTGTGCCCCTTCGACGCCCTCTTCTGGTCACCGGAGTTCGAGTACGCCGAGACCGACATCCGCGAGCTCACCCACGAGCGCGACAAGCTGCGCGAGTGGATGTGGACCGTGCCGGCCCCGCCCGCCCTCGACCCCGGCGCCGAGGAGCCCAAGGAGATCGCCGCCGCCCGCAAGACCGCCGAGAAGCTGGCGGCCGCGCAGGCAGCGGAGGCCGAGCCGACCGAGCCCGCCGATCCGCAGGGGGGAGCGTCGTGA
- a CDS encoding NADH-quinone oxidoreductase subunit A, with protein MPDPTAVAVVAETGSAGTVGNVVAAGYFDSYSVVGLLAVIGVLFVAVAFGAGRLLRPVVPTPEKLLTYECGVDPVGEGWAHTQVRYYVYAFLYVIFAVDSIFLFPWATVFADPRYGATTLVEMFVFLGFLAVGLLYAYKKGVLAWT; from the coding sequence GTGCCGGATCCGACTGCCGTCGCTGTTGTGGCGGAGACCGGGAGCGCGGGGACCGTCGGGAACGTCGTCGCGGCGGGCTACTTCGACTCCTACTCCGTCGTCGGGCTGCTCGCCGTCATCGGCGTGCTCTTCGTCGCCGTGGCCTTCGGCGCGGGCCGCCTGCTGCGCCCCGTCGTGCCCACCCCTGAGAAACTTCTGACGTACGAGTGCGGCGTCGACCCTGTCGGCGAGGGCTGGGCCCACACTCAGGTGCGCTACTACGTCTACGCGTTCCTGTACGTGATCTTCGCGGTCGACTCGATCTTCCTCTTCCCGTGGGCGACGGTCTTCGCCGACCCCCGTTACGGCGCGACCACGCTCGTGGAGATGTTCGTGTTCCTCGGCTTCCTGGCCGTGGGACTGCTGTACGCATACAAGAAGGGCGTCCTGGCATGGACGTGA
- a CDS encoding NADH-quinone oxidoreductase subunit J family protein: MSLASAAATTTAAAETHGFLSPTGVEIAFVLVGLVTFGAALVTVTTRQLVHAALWLVATLGGLAVEYLLLTAEFIAWVQVLIYVGSVVVLLLFGLMLTKAPIGRSPDADSGNRWAALTVAVGAAGALVWVVVDAFRTTWIDLDGPASGSTEVTGASLFQNWVLPFEALSVLLLAALVGAIVLSRKAKADAATTTVSAPSVPGTRSEKEGAR, encoded by the coding sequence GTGAGCCTCGCCTCCGCAGCGGCGACCACGACGGCCGCCGCCGAAACGCACGGCTTCCTCTCCCCGACCGGAGTCGAGATCGCCTTCGTCCTCGTCGGCCTGGTCACCTTCGGCGCCGCGCTCGTCACCGTCACCACCAGGCAGCTGGTCCACGCCGCCCTGTGGCTGGTGGCGACCCTCGGTGGTCTCGCCGTCGAGTACCTCCTGCTCACCGCCGAGTTCATCGCCTGGGTGCAGGTCCTCATCTATGTCGGTTCCGTCGTCGTACTCCTTCTGTTCGGTCTGATGCTCACCAAGGCCCCCATCGGCCGCTCCCCGGACGCCGACTCCGGCAACCGCTGGGCCGCCCTCACCGTGGCCGTCGGCGCGGCCGGCGCCCTGGTCTGGGTGGTCGTCGACGCCTTCCGTACGACCTGGATCGACCTCGACGGACCGGCCTCCGGCTCCACCGAGGTCACCGGTGCGAGCCTCTTCCAGAACTGGGTCCTCCCCTTCGAGGCCCTCTCCGTTCTCCTCCTCGCCGCCCTGGTCGGCGCGATCGTCCTCTCCCGCAAGGCGAAGGCGGACGCCGCGACCACCACCGTGAGCGCCCCGAGCGTCCCGGGCACCCGGAGCGAGAAGGAAGGCGCCCGCTGA